One region of Suncus etruscus isolate mSunEtr1 chromosome 5, mSunEtr1.pri.cur, whole genome shotgun sequence genomic DNA includes:
- the LOC126009655 gene encoding olfactory receptor 1L1-like — MRWNNLTRPSEFILMGLSSRPEDQKPLFILFFTIYLITLMGNLIIILAIYSNSHLQTPMYFFLSILSFIDICYTTVIIPKMLINFLSESKTILYSECLIQVYFFLAFGNVDSYLLGSMAIDRYVAICNPFHYITIMSFKSCALLMAISFIIPCLHSLLHVHLVNRLTFCASNIIYHFFCDVNPMLKLSCSSTFVNEVVIKTEGLTVIMIPFMCIIVSYLRILITVLKIPSAAGKYKAFSTCGSHLTVVILFYGSISYVYFQPLASYTVKDRIGTLFYTIFTPMLNPFIYSLRNKDMKQGLKKLIVRIKSQ; from the coding sequence ATGAGATGGAATAACCTAACAAGACCTTCTGAATTCATCTTAATGGGACTCTCCTCTAGACCTGAGGACCAAAAAcctctttttatcttattttttaccATCTACCTGATCACACTGATGGGAAATTTAATCATTATCCTGGCCATCTATTCAAATAGTCACCTACAGacccccatgtacttctttcTAAGCATActttctttcattgatatttgCTACACTACAGTTATTATCCCTAAAATGTTGATCAACTTCTTATCAGAGTCAAAGACCATCCTCTATAGTGAATGCCTAATCCAGGTGTATTTCTTCTTAGCCTTTGGTAATGTAGACAGCTATCTCCTAGGCTCCATGGCCATTGATCGTTATGTAGCCATATGTAATCCTTTTCATTACATTACTATCATGAGCTTCAAATCCTGTGCCCTTCTAATGGCAATCTCCTTCATAATCCCATGTCTTCACTCACTTCTCCATGTTCACTTAGTCAACAGACTCACCTTCTGTGCCTCCAACATCATCTATCACTTCTTCTGTGATGTCAACCCAATGCTCAAGCTGTCCTGCTCATCAACATTTGTCAATGAAGTTGTGATCAAAACAGAAGGCTTGACAGTTATAATGATTCCCTTTATGTGCATCATAGTTTCATATTTGAGAATTTTAATCACTGTTCTGAAGATTCCTTCAGCAGCTGGAAAGTATAAGGCTTTCTCTACCTGTGGCTCCCATCTCACTGTGGTAATTCTGTTCTATGGAAGCATTAGCTATGTCTATTTTCAGCCTCTGGCCAGCTATACTGTCAAAGATAGGATAGGAACACTTTTCTACACCATATTTACTCCAATGCTCAATCCATTTATTTATAGCCTGAGAAACAAGGACATGAAACAGGGCTTAAAAAAGCTGATAGTTAGGATAAAGTCCCAATGA